A single region of the Fusarium fujikuroi IMI 58289 draft genome, chromosome FFUJ_chr05 genome encodes:
- a CDS encoding probable CyPBP37 protein (protein binding to CyP41) — MAPPAAVSPPSRSAELATSTKLPVMSKNINTKTVEEMLGQWDDFKFAPIRESQVSRAMTRRYFQDLDNYAESDIVIIGAGSCGLSAAYILGKKRPDLKIAIIEASVSPGGGAWLGGQLFSAMIMRKPADAFLREVGVPYEDEGNYVVVKHAALFTSTIMSKVLQMPNIKLFNATCVEDLITRPSEEGVRIAGVVTNWTLVSMHHDDQSCMDPNTINAPLIISTTGHDGPMGAFCVKRLVSMQRIEKLGGMRGLDMNLAEDAIVKGTREIVPGLIVGGMELSEVDGANRMGPTFGAMALSGLKAAEEALKIFDTRKKQNDL, encoded by the exons ATGGCCCCTCCCGCTGCTGTCTCCCCTCCCTCCCGCTCTGCAGAGCTTGCTACATCTACCAAGCTCCCAGTCATGagcaagaacatcaacaccaagaccgttGAGGAGATGCTCGGTCAGTGGGATGACTTCAAGTTTGCTCCCATCCGTGAGAGCCAGGTCTCCCGTGCCATGACTCGTCGTTACTTCCAGGACCTTGATAACTATGCTGAGTCTGACATTGTTATCATTGGTGCTGGTTCGTGCGGTCTGAGCGCTGCCTATATTCTTGGCAAGAAGCGTCCCGATCTCAAGATCGCCATTATCGAGGCTTCTGTGTctcctggtggtggtgcttggCTTGGTGGACAGCTCTTCTCTGCCATGATCATGCGCAAGCCTGCTGATGCTTTCCTCCGTGAGGTCGGTGTCCCTTATGAAGATGAGGGTAACTACGTCGTTGTCAAGCACGCCGCCCTCTTCACCTCGACCATCATGTCCAAGGTTCTTCAGATgcccaacatcaagctcttcaatgCCACTTGTGTCGAGGATCTAATCACCCGACCTTCCGAGGAGGGAGTCCGCATTGCCGGTGTGGTCACCAACTGGACTCTTGTTTCCATGCACCACGATGATCAGTCTTGCATGGACCCCAACACTATTAACGCTCCTTTGATCATCTCCACCACTGGCCACGATGGCCCCATGGGAGCCTTCTGTGTCAAGCGTCTCGTCAGCATGCAGCGCATTGAGAAACTTGGTGGTATGCGTGGTCTTGACATGAACCTCGCCGAGGATGCCATTGTCAAGGGAACCCGCGAGATTGTTCCTGGTCTTATTGTTGGTGGAATGGAACTTTCCGAGGTTGACGGTGCCAACCGCATGG GTCCTACTTTCGGTGCCATGGCTCTCAGTGGCCTCAAGGCTGCCGAGGAAgctctcaagatcttcgacaCTCGCAAGAAGCAGAATGATCTGTAA